TGACTTCTAGAAACTGACAAAGGCACAGAAATGGATTCTTTCCCTGAACACTTCAGAAGGACCGCAGTCCTGCTAGAGACTCCATTCAGAATTCCAATTTTCAGAATTGTACGGGAACAAATTGGTGGTGTTTAAGCATGGattttgtggtgatttgtttCTGTAGTGATAGGCAGTTAATACAGGTCTCCTCTGCAGATCTCTGGTGTCTATTCTCTGAGCAGCTTTCTCTTCTGTATCACTCTGTCCTGGGAACCTCAGCTGCCCTGGTCTCCTCAGGGAATCTTGCAGGATCTCCCTCTCTCACCTACGGACTGAAAACCGTCCATACACTATACTGGGGCAACCAAACACACACATCATTTACTTCCCATCTTTGAATGGTACTGTCCTTCACTTTTTTATATCCAGTGTCTTGGaagccatcatttttttttattatctgtgcACCTGTATGGCACCTGTATTCATTTTCCTATTAATACAAGTGGCAAGCATGTCCAGTCCTGCTGCATGGATATTGTGGGTAGACTGGATGATGTAGCAAACAAAGTGTGGATGTATTTGACCTTGATATTGCCGGTGGACTAAGGGATATTCTTGGCCCCTAGACCAGCCATCAATAAAAGGACTGAAAACCCTTGTCAGACTTTCTATGCCCTGGCCTGTCTTCACTCATTGAAGCCATGAAATTTGGGTGCGCCTCTGTGAAAGCACAGACTTATCCGTTACTTGTATCCTTGAACTTAAACATAAACTTGGTGGTGCTTATATGATTTCCTGGTAATAAGCTGAACCAAGAAGCAAGGGTCACTGATTCTAAGTTATCATCTTTAACAGCCTTTGTCCCTAGAATAGACAGTATGATTGATgcatgtacattccatgtatgtattgtatatcaaaatgcattctactgtcatgtatgactaaaaaaataaataaaaatttaaaaaaagatgcagaAAGAGTCACATACCAGAATGCTTCTGCTCCAATAAACTTTATAATAggtaataatagtaaaaataattataggcaacaaaaaaagtagaaaacctAAATATCTATTGAACTAGATCAAACTACATAAGCAGGTACAGGGACAGGAAGCCATCATTTTAtaatctgtacatttttttttcaggagagaGGATAAATCTGGTCCATGTTAGTCAATTTTGACAAGAGACAAACATCTTAAatatgtgattttatattttcttttttttttgaaaacacaatCTGCAATAAACTTTCTTGAGAGAATTCCAAAAGAATGGAATATTGTCTAAGAAGAGATTCATAAattgtaaaacattaaaaaaatgctagagcttttacaaattagaaaaacaaaaatatgttctttaaattctttactgatattttgaaaattgaggCTCCAGCTGGATTCCTCATCCTCTGTCAATCCTTCTCTTCAccacatttttaaagatgatttttaataattCCCTCATTTTATCCACaaatgatttcatattttcacattaaGAAAATTCAAGTGGAAAAGGTAAAGTTCATTTTAATAGTACAGCTTAGTTATCTCAATATGTGCCAAATATTAGCATTTCAAGCCACATATAAAGTTAATTTAGTCTTTTTGTACTAAGtgtatattttatacttacaAAGCACATCTTAATTTAAGTTAGCCAGATTTCAAGTGTTCAGGAGCCACAGTGCAACTCTAGGGTATAGAGAATCATGACAGTCTATGTTTGGTTGCTCAAGGGGATGCACCCATGTGAATGTGTCAACTTGAATGTTACCTCCATGAAATTCTCTTTCATCACTTTGAGACGATGTATTTTATCTCTTGATATATCTTGTGCAAAGGGTGACAGTAAGGATCTGCAAGAATCTGGGAATGAGGACTGCTATATGTCACATTCtaagaattaaattaataaaaatattctagataaaaagaataagattattCACCCATAAATGTGTTTAAGCCCATCAGATATTTGGTCAGCATGATACCGATAAAGGTCTGGGATTTATATAAATTCATCATCCACTTCTAATAACAGAGTAGTCCTTTAAGACTAAATATTATAGGTTCCATTTATTGTGTATTGGTCATGTCATATGCTGGTCTCTCTGATAACCTCACATAATCTTCACATCACCTCATGAGGTATAAGTTCTGACCCCATTTTACAtaggaaaaaattgaaattagaaaTGTTAATTTTGTTTCCAACTTACACAAAGTTGTTTGATGGCATACATGAGAGGTGAATTCAAGTTTGATCTGAAAACCTGAACAGTAAATCACCATACATATTTTTAAGCCTCCTAAGCATATTCATATGCATTTGTAactgaattaattttattctacttGATTAAGGTAATGATATAAATTTAGGAATAATCCTGAGGTtcaaagcaagaaaggaaaaaattaaaagatatgagATAGAGATGGATATTTGGTGTTTTCAGTAGAGACATTTACTCTACTTCTATGTAATAGAAATATCTTATTTATGGCTTATTTATGATGTCCATGTGATTCTTGGTTACCTTGGCAATGCAGAGACAGCACTGTGGATGGTACAGGAAACTCATACACTGGAAAAGGCagttttaataaggaaaaaaccCCCAATAAATtgacattttgttttatgtaagtCTTCTGCACGGTTTTAAAACATGTGTCACTCTATAAAAATTTGTTATCTCtgagggaaaatttaaaaatttctgattcTAGAATCAAGAACCAGTGTCTGGGCATTAATGTCCTCactgagaaaattatattctattttttttaaatcaggttcaCACTGGTCTCTCTTTTCACTTCTCTATTGCATACTTATTGGATTGTTTCATCTCTGCTGTAAGATTGACATCTTCTAGAGGAGCCGACCGCTACTGTTTAGTCACATCTCCCACAGCATCTAGAACACAAAACACTGTAAATGTTTCCGCAATAAAACAATGAATGAGGCATGGGTATGTTCCCTCCCATTTTCATATGGAGAGGTTTGCAGACCAAACTTGAAATGCATATGAATCTCAGGGCATTTATGAAACCAAATAATCAAGCCTCTGGCATTCCTGGTGGCTGACTGACCAGTCAATTAATCCCTACCCCGGGAACTGCCTTCTTAAGCAAGTGCCCAGGCACTAGTCACTAATGCTGCCCATGGATTGAAAACACTGATCTGGTCTGTATCAGTGTGACTCATCCTCTTCAAAGAATGGCTCCATTGTTTCCTCCTACAGTGCTGAATTCAGTATTAAGAATTCCTTGCTGGATTGGAACATTGAAGATGAGCCAATTGGCAACCCCGGTTCAGAAACTAAGAGAGCAGAGACTATGAGGGAACTTTCCAGAGAACAGTCATAGCTCAAACCCAAGGTGATGCTGGTGATCCTTGAACCCTGAGCATTTGTGTTTTTGAGTCCACAGTTCCACCTTGCAAAACCAGGTCACTTACTCacatcctttttttccttctactttttagGCCACGATTTTCCCAGCATGGGCATGAGTACTTTGAAATTGTTGAAGTAtgtcttgtttttcttcaacTTGCTCTTTTGGGTAAGTGTGTCTCTTTTGAGCATGGCTGAGTTAACACACCTCCACACCCCCCAATTAAACTATCCCTCTCTCTCCTGTACTAAGGAGTCTACAACCTCTGTACCTGAGTCACGCCCAGCACACCAAGCCTAGGGGGCAAAGGAGAAATAATTTGCTCTCTTCTTCCCATCCTGCCACCAAATATCCACACCTATCTCaaacctttttgtttttcctttatttgtcCTTCTCTTCCCGCTATAAACctacagtactgaaaaaaaaaaaaccaacaacaacagtGCAGTTATTAATGGAGGTATCATTTGTCTCTAGAGGCTTTAAACTCTTGCTGCTCACAGCTGCCATCTATAGGTGAAAAACAGACTGCAATTTAAGtattcagtacttttttttttttttttttttttttttttttttttttttttagtgccttgAAAGAATAGGTGATTGAAAGAGAAGTCATCTTTTGGGGGGAGATTTCACTGGACCAAATTCAGCAACTGAATTTCAGATACAGAATGGGTTGGCTATGAGAAGATTCTTATAAGTTGGACTTCTCTAGCTTTATACCTGGCAAGATGAACTTGCTCCAGCAGGGCACATGCTCTTCATGGTCAGTTTGCAAAGGGAAGATGATGTATGAGCAATTGAGCAGACAAGGAATAAGATATCGTAAGCATGAATCCGAGCATGTACACCATGAAGGCAATGTGTGACTCACAGGGGTGACCTTTCTTTGCTATCTGAAATGGAGTAGAAAGATACATGAGTGGAATTTCATGATGAGGAAGCGgggatttcctgttttctaagaGCATGAGGAAGCTGGGTAAAGAGATTGTTCCTGAGAGTCTTGATTggacaaaagaaaacatgtgatTCTGATCTCAAGAGTGTGAGAATATGAATGAGGAAATACTCAAAAGCCACATTTTGCCTTAgaatgtgggattttttttttcctttcagttctgtGGCTGCTGCATTTTGGGCTTTGGGACCTACCTCTTGGTCCACAACAACCTTGGAGTGCTCTTCCATAAACTCCCCTTCCTCACGCTGGGCAATGTGCTCATCATCGTGGGTACCATTGTCATGGTGGTTGCCTTCTTGGGCTGCATGGGCTCCATCAAGGAGAATAAGTGCCTGCTTATGTCGGTGAGTCCTTGTAGCAGATGTGGTGCCCTAAGTCTGGGGGGATGATGCCTCAGGTCCCAAATAATATGTTTCTTGATAGATCACCTATTGATACAGGGGAATTATGGGGTTAGCACCTCAGGTCAGCCAGGTCTGTTTAGACCCACAGTGTTTTGTTTCTGACTGGGATCCCAAGGGCATTATTACGATCTTCCTTGGCATCCATTTTACATTGTTAATAATGACCCTTTTCATTCTAATTCCCCTTCATAACATTTAAATTTAGCTTCATATCTGGTTGAAATCAAGTGTCCTCCATCTGCTTAAATTCTCATGTTGGAATGTACTTCGGGACCTGACTTACAGTCATTAACTGATGGAAAAATGATCTGAGAATGGTGGCCCTCCTCAAAGAGCAGAAGATGCTTCTTTAACTCTTACCTGCACAACATACACCATAGAGAGAGTGGCCCAGGTTAGGTGAGGATCTTGGCTACAGCCATGAGGTTTAATGTGAGAGATGTTTAAGCCCTAAGAGAATGTGAAGCTTTACAGTTGGCCCCCCATCTGGTAACCATACTGAGGAGCCCTTTCAGGCTTAAGTTTTGCCTTCaagcattatgaaaaaaaaagagctccACATTTCTCTAGTGTGAAATAGACTAATACTTAAATTGCTTCCTTTATTCAAGAGAAGATGTTGACTATGTACTATGTGCATGGTATTCTAGTAGGCACAAGGGATAGCAGAGAACAAAGATAGAAGGCAGTTGATCTGACCCTCAAGAGTCCCAGGTGTAGGAAAAGAACATATATTCCTCACAAAGCAATAGAAGGCTTGGAGATCTGAGGTGTTGGAGAAGAGGAATATCCTGCAGGTGTGCAGAGACACCTGCCTGGATGCTTCTAGGGTGGCAAAGGGTGGGTCAAAAACTGGGATCAGTGTTGTAAGCATGTGCCTGCTTTGTCCCAGTTCTTTGTTCTTCTGCTGATTATCCTCCTTGCTGAAGTGATCTTGGCCATTCTGCTCTTCCTGTACGAACAAAAGGTAAGCTATAAAGAACGTGACTTCTTGTCTCACTGTTGAAAGTGGGGGGTGTGCCATGGAGAAGAAGTTGGCACACAGTCAGTCCTACAATAGAGATGGAAATGAAATGGAAGGTTGGGGGAAAGAGATTAATGGTAATTTGGGatagaaaaaatatgaaggaGATTGTATTTTGAGAAGTTCCATGAATGATTACTGGAAAGAACAAAATGGGTTTTTTTCTCCCTCTGGCTTTCTTTCCTCTGTGTATTTTACAGCAGAGAAAATATGTCTCAGTGTAGTCCTTGCTATAATCACCGCTTTTCCTCCTTCATAAAACCACAGAGCTAGAAGGACAAAAGTccaatgtattcttttttctttaatgccTTCTCACCATTagtattttttcctatatatacatttcctcccatcacttctctagTCCTGAGGAGACCACTTGGGAGGGAGGAATAAGTGGATCCACTAGCTATACTAGAAATCTCATATTCCTGGAATTCACCTGTTTTTCACAATGTCTCCTTTTCTGGAACGTGCTGTTCCCAGCTGCATAACTATGTGGCTGACGGCCTGAACGAAAGCTTCCAACGTTACTATTCAGACAACAGCACCAGGGCAGCGTGGGACTCCATCCAGTCATTTGTGAGTACACAAGGAATCCTCCTCAGGTCAACccagacttcattttttttttcagccttggTCCTAGCTTTCCTTTCCTGGAAGTTTCAGAATCTAAGATCCTTATCCCTGAGGTCCAGAATAATGCCTGGCTATCACAAACCAGGGAGCACAGGAACAGGTCTGATGGGTACCAAGTCATCTACCATCTCTTTCATCCTTTACTGTCCAAACTCAGGATCATTGTTTAAGCCCTAAGAGAATGGGGAGAATATGCAAATACACTGTATTGAATTAATTTagctatttttcaatattttgctgAAAACAGCAATTGTGTAAACACAAGAAATCTATGTCGAATTCCCTAGGCACCCAAATTAGGCTGGTTACCTAACTTCCCAGGATACCATTCCTCATATTCCCAGCCCATCCACAAACATAAATTAACTCTGTATTCCTGCCTTGGTATGTTGAGGGACAGGAAAATTTAGGAAGGCTTATGCAGGCATAGTCTGCGCCTCAAACAACACTCCTATGACCACATGCTGGCTCTATGTAGTGTAGAAGATATGACACAGGAATTAGAGCATAGAGACCAGAACTGGGTGGCCTTTGTATTTTCCTGTAACCTCTCTAGATCCtcaattctttgcttttttttcaatttagtttgAAACTCTTTTTAGCATATAATTTTCAGAGATCATACAAAGGTAAAGATAATATTAGCAAAATGCATCTCTGGGTCCATAACATTGTTTTTCAGTGTCTTCTCAACTAATCCCCTATACTTCTCTGccagaacattttaaaacaagtaCTAGATGTCATATCATTTCActcattaaatataattaataaatagtcTATAATCAGattatcctatttttttaaagaaattctaattGATTTATTCAAATTGAGATCTAAACCAGGTCCATATGTTACAGGTGGATGctattgtctaattttctttgaaaatagtaTCCTTTCTTGTTCACATGTTGTGCTacgaaaagaaattaaattttttgttcCTTAGAGTTCCTCATTTTCTAGCTTGTTTCCTCAAGGTAGTTGGGTGGCAGGGAGTCTTTGTTTCCCATAAGACCTGTGAATCTCGAAGCTGGATGAGGTACTATGTCATGGAAAGACTATCACAGCCAGTACTTTCCTCTGCATGATGTAAGCAGGTGCCTAATGTCCAATTGTCCTGCTTTCTGTGATGTAAAGACTGGCTAGTGGGTCAAGATGTGATCAGTCTGGTCCCGCCATTATAGAGTCTCCTGGGCATGGAGTTCTTGATCTCTAGaatgcaaataaattaaacataccctttctatttcatgggggTCTTATGTGACTAAAATGATATAACAGGTTTGAGAGTATTTTGTTCCAAGGAGTCATAGACAAATTCTGGACTTTCTGCTATTGAGCCAGATCTGAATGGCCCACCGTTTCCTCTAATGTCCAGTCTTCCTCCTATTGGCTTTCTAACCATACCTTTTGGGGGGTTTGGTTTTTAGCTGCATTGCTGTGGTGTAAATGGCACGAATGATTGGATCCATGGCCCACCAGCATCTTGTCCCCAAGGTCAACAAATTCAGGTAATTTTGCTAGCAACTTTCCTGTTAATTGGCTTCTTTGTTTAAACTCTTAATTACCTGGGGGACTGCAGTTATAAATGACCTGAAACTTGCACCAGGAAATTAAGGAACTTAGAATAAAGGATAGAGCAGATGACAACGCCAggtaataagaggaaaaaaagggttggggattaAGCTTATTAACTAGAGACACTGTGAAAAATCTTGCTACACTGAACTGTATAACTAGTGAGAGTTTGTGTGAAAGTAGCAGAGGGTTGTTGAGATATTTCTCGAGCAAGAGGTATGCCTCCATAAGGTTGAAAGTAAAATGTATAGGATTGAGGTAGAAGAACTAGTCCCTTCACCTGTTTCTCTATTCCTTCCTTGGAGATGGCAGGACCTGGCCCCTtagtgaaatgaatgaaaagtgaAGGAATGATGAGTTGAGAGAAAGAGTCCATGGAATTGCTAAAAACCTCCTCTTAATTTGGACCTCCAGAATATGCTCAGAGAAGAAGCCAAAGTCATTCTCTAACTACACCAATTTCCTAGAATCTTGTCCTCACTCCACATTACCTACTCCTGAGGTTGTTTGGAGATCTACAAAACTTTTTAGGTCTGTGGAGGAAAAAGTAGAGTACTTACCAACCAACACTCTGGAGCTTGGTAGGGCCATGATAGATTTATTGGTTGttgaagcagaaattaaaatgcaaactaatctTAGGATTACATAATCTATATCCCCGTTTGTTGATCTTAAATCAGCACTGAGTGTTCAAAGAACATGAAGACATTTACTTCTGACTCTCCTCTTGGAAGCTAGTTTAACTCAGTGGGTAAGAACCTAGGACTCCTACATTAGGTGCCACTGTAATGATAATGCCAACAGAAAAATATGTACTTTAATACTCTTTACATTTTGcatgtttctttatccatgcaaagaaaataaaaatatattacctaATTCTCTTTGATGTCATAAGGCAAAACACAAACTATTTTCCCATATAATCCTCCTGATaaatttgaattataaaatagtattatttgtacctgtaatttttttttctagggttGCTATACAAAAGCACAACTGTGGTTTCACTCCAATTTCTTGTATATCGGAATCATTACCATCTGTGTATGTGTGATTCAGGTAAGAACTTAATCCCGGAATaactttgaggattaaatgagttaagtCACATAAAGTTTTAGAACAGTACTGGGTACACAGTCTATGTACAATAAATGCTAactattttaattagaatataaatttccCTAGTCAAGTAGCAAATGATGTTATTATTGATTGGATTTAAGGCATACAGAATGTATGCCATAAAACATCTATCTTTCAACGGGTCCCTTCGAGATATGAATGATTCACAGTCATTGAAAACTGCCAAGTAGAAACACTACTTTGCTCCCTAACTCAGCTGGCGTGGAAAAGACTgatcaataaaagaaatttatctGATAAATTGGCCTTGTATGCTAAGACACTTGATGAAaatcataatcattttcctctttgtttctaGGCTTAGTTTGACCAATGAAGGGTGAATTGGGGGGGGTGtcatttttggttttgtgtgaTACGTTTCACATTTTTCTACCGAACTATTGGGTATATGACAGACTATTTAAGACATAATAAAGAAGCTCagagaaaaatgacttttctCTGCCCGGAAACCAAAAAGTCATAGGGCGTGGGTAGAGATGACTCACTGCATGATGTTACCAGCAGTAGGGTATGAAGATGTCCCAATTCTTTATAATTTAGTGCCTCGTCATCATTGTCCCCATTCCTCTGCCCACTTGTATTCTTAAGCTAAAAGAAAGAGCTCCCGAGAGGGAATTGAGAAGGGTCGAGGGAAGAGGGGTAGCTGTCATTGATAGACTCTTTTTTTCTGTGGTGGAAATGGCTTCTCTTACGAAGGTCTCCCACTTTCCCCACTCTCTTCTCAGGTCCTGGGGATGTCCTTTGCATTAACCCTGAACTGCCAGATTGACAAAACCAGCCAGGCCTTAGGGCTGTgacccaccactgagctatgctgAAGAGACTTGTCTCATCtctgaaaatacaaaaccacTTATAGCATGAAGCCCCAAACGATCACCTTCTGGACTGGCATCTTTGTCCTCCTCTCATCTCTTCCCTGTTGGGCTCCCTCTCTTAAACAACCAGAGAAGAGGGTACAGACCAGGAGCTTCATATCTCAGACACCCAGATAACCATGCACCTACTGACGGCAACAGCCATGTCCCTCAAGGTGGTGATACATACCCGGGTGATTTTTTAGACATGAGGGGCCAAGAGGATCTGTGGTTCCTAGTGGCTCAAGATCAAAGGGCAGTTTCAGGATTTGAATGTTTGCATGTTCCCATTGTCAAATCCCTCCCCGGCCTCTAGGTTATGCCATCCGCTCTACAAAGTCACAGACTGAGAGACAGACTGAAGGGAGTTCTGGAGTCAGGCTCACTAGATTATTGTCTATCACAATGTAACTTTTGACCAGGGGCCTTGGCTATAAGAAAGACAAAGTACTCTCTTCAAAGGCaaaagtttcatttcattttcttattcaaaaatgccttgttgatttattttaaggctttccagtaaaaaaaaaaagatgcacagTGATTCATATTTTTACTTCAGCCAGTCTCTTAGCCTTTGAGTCACACAGCCATGGAGAAACTCAGCAGTACTAGTATCTCTGGTAGGTTAGCTGATAATCACCTTCAGAAACGTTCCAGTATTATTTTTCTATCCGATGagttttattaatgtattattttaactcttcaataaataaaataccttacAGTCTCAACCTCAAGTTTCTCATTCCTATACTTCACTTTTTTCCATGACTCAACTCAATAGCCCTGTCTTAGCAAGACAAGATTATTCACTATTATTGCTGCATAATAAGTTAATCCAAAATTTAGTggccaagaaaaacaaacatttggcTGCATTTATCTCAAGGGTCAATTAGAAGGGAATCCACTGTCAAGCTGTCATGTGGCTATTGGCAGGCCTCAGATCTCTGCCATGCCTGCTCTCCACGGGGTTACCTTATGACATTGCGATTACTCTTCTCTACAGTGAGACGTCCAAGAGAGAGCATGAGACACAGCATCTAAACCAGAAGGCAAGGTCCTGGTATCACCTAACTCAGAAGTGCCATCACATCAGTTCTGTTGTATTCTATTCCTTAGAAGTGAGTCAAAAAGTTCAGCCCACACTCAAGGTGGGCAGAGTACCGAAGAGTACGAATACCAGGGATTGATACCATTTTGCCCATCTAAGAAGTTGACAACCATACTGAGTTCATtgggttagaaaaaaaaaagtagactgaaTTCTTTTTGACAACTATGGCTTGTAAAtcataaaattagaatatatctaatataaagaaaaatgtagagaACTCAAAGAAggatataaaaaagaatcaatttctATGTTTATGTAGTATTTCCTATCTCCCGAAAGCAAAACCTTTCATCACAGTGGTAGCCTGTAGACAAACAGGCATAAAGGAGCAGAAGAGACATTCTCTCGAGTGTCATAATTACCAAAAGTAATTCACATGGACAAAACACAACTTACCATTATATCTTCCAAACATTGAAATGAAATTTACCATGATATCTTCTTTGTTCCCCATATAAGTGAGTGATAACACCAGGTTCCTAGCCATAACCTGGGCCTTCTCCTTAACTCTAGACTGTGCTTTACTCCCAACATACATTCAGTCACAAAGTTATAAAGATTGTATAAGGATTGAGTCATGCATTATCAAATTCATCTATTCATCTCATCTTATTTCTTGCCCACATTCCTTCAAAAGTCTATTATCTGCTCTCCTAGTATTCACCATTGGCTCTGTCTGAACTGTTCTCCGTATAAAGCCCCCAAATGTGTATAAAACCTAATAAGGACAgggttgggactgtagctcagtggcaaagtgcttgcctagcatgtgtgaggcgctggcttcgatcctcagcaccacataaaaattaacaaataaaataaaggcattatgtccatctacaactacaaaaactttttttaaaaaaaaacataaccagGACATATTTCTGCTTGAAACTCTTCAATGACTTTTGTTCTTAGGATAAAGTTCTAACTATCAGGCCCTACACGATCTATCCCATTCTTGGCTCTTGGGCCTCACCTCCTGTTACTCTCCCTTGTACATTTTATGCTttagtcatatcaatgtttatttgATTTCTCTAAGCTTTATCTATGCTAGTTAACTTTTCCTATTTACCACACACACCTTTGTCTGGATACTTCCTATCCTTTCCTTCctataagaaacatttttatttttgttttaattagttatacatgaaagtagaatgcatttatgcactctGATATATcctacatagatgggatataatttctcatttttctgagtgtaaatattgcagaatcatattggtcatgtaatcacatatatacatacagcaataatgtctgttccattctactatctttcctatccccatatcccctccccccactcccatcacttccctctacctaatctaagataatgctattcttccctagtgccccctgccttaatgtgaattagcatctgcatattagagaaaaaaattgacctttggttttgtgggatggGTTTATTTTGCTTGGCATGGTAttttccaactccaaccatttctTGGCAAATGcgataattttactcttctttaaagctgagtaatattccattgagtatatataccacattttctttgtccattcatctatttaggGATACCTAAGTTGCTATCATAGTCTAGCTActgttaattgagctgctataagcattaatgtggctgcatcactatcgtatgctgattttaagtcctttgggtataaaccaagtagtgagatagctgggtcaaatggtagttctatttccaattttcagaggaatctccatattgctttccatagtggttgcaccaatttgtagtcctaccagcaatgtataagctaagaaactgaacagacacttcacagaagaagaaacatttttttctaatctcaCAAAGTTAAATTATTACCAAGGTCTTCCAAGTATAAGATGCCATACTAACACCATTACATACATTTTCCCAtttaaattttgacaaaatatGTCTTGTATATACC
This genomic interval from Urocitellus parryii isolate mUroPar1 chromosome 11, mUroPar1.hap1, whole genome shotgun sequence contains the following:
- the Cd53 gene encoding leukocyte surface antigen CD53 — translated: MGMSTLKLLKYVLFFFNLLFWFCGCCILGFGTYLLVHNNLGVLFHKLPFLTLGNVLIIVGTIVMVVAFLGCMGSIKENKCLLMSFFVLLLIILLAEVILAILLFLYEQKLHNYVADGLNESFQRYYSDNSTRAAWDSIQSFLHCCGVNGTNDWIHGPPASCPQGQQIQGCYTKAQLWFHSNFLYIGIITICVCVIQVLGMSFALTLNCQIDKTSQALGL